The genomic segment ACCCCGGCGAGGGAGTCGATCCCCCTGCGGCCGTCCGCCGGCTCGACGGCGACCAGGATGCGGCCGCCGGGCAGCAGGGTCAGCATGTGGCCGCCCCCACGGCGGTGACCAACCGGGTGACGGCGTCGGGCACGGCACCCAACGGCAGCCGCACCACGACCCCCGACCGGAGGACGATCTCGGCCATCGGTTCGGCGACGACGCGAACGGGCACGAAGGCCGACGCCGAAGGTGGAGACGAGATACCCGCTTCGGCGGCCAGGATCCGCCTCCAGCGGTCGAAGTTCGACCGGGTGAGTTGACGGGCGCGACAGAAGGCGTTGACCGTCTGGCCTGACTGCTTCCAGGCGTCGATCGTTCCTCGCCAGAACCGGACCTTCTTGGGACGGTGTGCTGACATGACGGAGTTCTCCCTCGGGAAAACTCACAGACTACCGTACACACCCGGCCAAAGACGGTCGGTGAGCGACAGCCGGGATCGGCGGGGTTCGGTGTGGGATGGGCTTACGCGACGAGGAGTCGGGATTGTTGACGCTTCGCCCACACGTCGGGCAGAAGAGGTGCGAGTTGGTCCGCCGTCGGCTTCTCGCCCAACGCATGAAGGGCCGGAAGAACCTCACGCAGGTATGCCGTCGCATCGAGACCCAAGTGCCGACACGTGCCCACCACCGAGAAGTGAACCGCGGCGTGCGCACCGGCCTTCGCACTGCCCACGAACTTCCAATTGCTCCGACCCACGGCGATCAGCCGGAGCGTTCGCTCGCTCAGGTTATTATCGATCGAGAGTCGCCCGTCCTCGGTGTACCGGACGAACGCGGCCCAGTGATTCGCCACGTACCGGATCGCGGCCCCCAGGGCCGACTTGGGCAACGCCGTCCCGAGTGCCGCGTCGAGCCACGCCTTCAGGTCGTTCAGGATCGGGAGCGCCCTTGCTTGCCGCGTCGCGCGACGGGCGACGATGTGCTCCGGTGAGTCCGGCGCCGGAAGCGTGTGCTCGATGTGGTACAACCGGTTGATGCGTTCGACCGCCTTGGCCCCGGGGTCCCCGGCGCCGAGGAACTTGCGGCGCGCGTGGGACCAACAGGCGACGTGCTTGGCTCCGGCGGCGAACAGGCCGTTGTACTGTGCGAGGCAATCGGCATGCACGTGGCCCCGGAAGCCGCCTAAGAACTGGTCCGGTCCGCTCGCGGCGTCGTAACCGGTCGTGAAGTGGAACGCCGTGTACGGGGCCGTCGGATCTCCGATCCCCACCCAGAAGTGGCCGTGCGGCATCGTTCGCTCACCGGGCTGGGCGAACCGCGAGCGGGTGTCATCGGACCAGAGGACCGGACACGTGCACCCGCTCGAGCATCAACTGGTACAGCGACGTCAGTAACACCGCGGACTGTTTCACCCAATCGCCCAAGGTACTCTCGGACACCGTCACCCCCGCGCCCGATCCGGGCGACTTGGCGGTGCAGCGGCAGGTGGTCGAGGAACTTCCCGACGAGAACCTCGGCCAACAAGCCCGGACCACACAGTCCCTTGTCGATCGGTCCGACGGTACTCGGCGTGGCGGTCCGATCCGGTCCTCGGCCCGGACCGTCGGGGGCACTGTTGGCACGCGTACGTCTTGCGGATCGTGCGCCGCACGAAGTACGGGGTCGGGTCGCAATCGAGTTGCTCGGTCTGGGTCTGGCCGATGCACACGCGGTCGCCACCACAGCCCGAGCAGCGGCGCTCGTCGGGGTCAGATCGAGGACCGTGTCGCGGCGTTCGAGGTGCGCCGGGAGTGGCGAACGGCCGTGGTCGTGGCGCCGCTTCGCGGGTCCGTCGCCGGGGACCTTCGGTGGCTTCGGTGTGCGTTCGGACCGCCGGCCGAACCGGTGCGTCGTGGCCCGGTCCAACTTCGCCTTCAAGGCCGCGACCTCGGCACGCAGGTCGTCGATGGTCCGTTGGAACTGCTCGGCCTGGCGTTGGAGCTGCGTGCGGAGGTCGGCGTTTTCGGCCTGGAGGGCACGCACCATCCCTTGGAGGGTCAGCACGTCGGTCGGCAGCGGGGCGTCGGAGTCCATGCCGAAAGATGGGTCAGGACGTGCGGGTGCGCAAGTCGGATTCGGACGCTTTCGGGCGACAATAACGGGTGAAACGTTTGGCCGACGAGTAGTCGATGCCGTCGAGGATCATGGCGAACTCGGTGGCGGTGAGTTCGAGTTTGCGGTCGGTCGGGGTGGGGAAGTGGTACCGCCCGCGCTCGAGTCGCTGGCACCACAAGCAGAGCCCGTGGCGGGTCCAGTACAGGGCCTTGAGCCGGTTGGCCGAGCGATTGGTGAAAATGAACAGATGCCCGCTCAAGGGATCGGCCTGAAGCGTGGATTGGACGTGGCGGTACAGGCCGTCGAACCCGAGGCGCAGATCGACGGCCCCGCCGTACCAGAGCTGGGTGGTGGGTGGAATGCTCAGCACGGGCGCCCCTCCACCGCATGCACGAGGGCGGCGATGACCTCCGGTCGGGCATCGACCGGGAACCGCAGGACGGTTCCCGACGGGAACACCACCTCGATCGGCGGTCCGGCGGGCGACGGGGTCAGGCGGATGGGGACGAGCGTCGGAGTGACCGGTACGGGTGATGGGGCGTGGTCCGCGAGGGTTCGCCGCCACACATAAAAGGACGGCGGTGAGACGCCCTCGGCGGCACAGAACTGAGCGATCGTCTGCCCCGACCGGCGGAACCGTTCGAGTCGTTCGGCCCACCGGCGACGGGTGGCGGCCGGGTCACGGCGAGAGGCAGCAGGGACAGCAGGCACAGCGGCATCCTCCAGGGAAAACGGATGCCATCGAACTTACCTTACCTGTCAATGACGCCGTTCGCCGGTCGTGTACAGACTACCCGATGATGCAAGGCGTCAATTTACCGGACACGTACGGAACAAACAACCGATGTGCAGCGGCCCGGTGCCGCGACCGGTTCGGCGCGCTTGCCTTCCGGTTATGGCCTCCCCACCCGTTCAACAAGGCACCCTGTGATACGGGATCGTATTGATCGGTAACCCTGGGGCCGCGGGCGTCCCGCCCGCTTGCTACCGCCCACGAAATCGCGCCGGCGTGCCTCGTATCGCGAATTGATCCGCAACGCAGCGGGCGGGACGCCCGCGGTCCCAGGGGTACCGATCAACACGACTTGGTATGAGTCAGTAACCGAGTACCGCGGCCAGACCGGCGATCAGTACGAACGCGGAGAAAACAAGCAGGCACCCGTACCGGCGCAACAAGGGAATGGGCTCCCGGGCCAGGCGTCCGAGCTTGCGACCCGCCGCGCGGGGGATGCGAAAAGGGGTGCCACAGTCCCCACAAACAATCACGTAGGACAGGGCGCGGACGTGACCCAATACGAACCATACGTGGTCGTAACGATAAACCAGGCGCAGTCGAAAGGGCTGATCCGCCTTGTTGCAGACTTCGCAGTCCTGCGGGTGTACGGGTCCGAGGTCGAGCTCCTCCTGGCGCGTCCCGAAAATGATCATGAAACGCTCCGAAGGCACGCACCGGGCAAATCCGTGCGGAACGATCAAGCCCCCCGGCCCGGCCGCGTCCGAAGGAGCCGTGCAAAACATACCACGTGGCCGGGGCCGGTGCCGCGCCGGGGTTCGGCGCGCCTTTGTACGTCCAGGACACGGCGCACCCGAACTCCGGTCGAGACAGACGGGAATGAGGGTTGCGGGCTACGGGCTCAATCATCGAAGCGCTCGTCACCAGTCGGAGCGGGAACCTTGCGGCTTGAGATCGGTATCCGCGTCTGGATCGGGCACGTTACGATTGTGAGGTTGCCACACGGCCGGCGGTCGCCCGCCGGCGGCCGCCCGCGCGGGCGGCCCAACCTCGATGCCTGCCCCGGCCTTCGTCCGACGAACGCCGTGCCTGGTCGGTCGATCACCGGGTCGCGTCCGGTGGCGGATCGGGCTCCGCCAGCAGGGACGCATCGACGGCGATCAGTGTGCGGTGGTTGAACCGGTCCAGTTCGTCCTGGAGGCGGTCGATCTCCTTCTCCACCCGCCGGACCTCCGTGTCGATGTCCGGCTTGCGGAACTGGGCCACGTAGTTCGTCCTCGCGCCGGAGAACCCCTCGACCGACGGCCCGTGCCGGGTGTTGACCTTGCCGAGCATGGCGACGAGCGCCTTGCACTCGGCCAGTTCGAAGATCAGGCCCTGGATCGGCTGGTTGGCGGCGTTGATGGCCACCTTCAGTTTGACCAACTGCTCGGCCAGCACCATCCGGGCCTTGTAAAGCTGACGCACATCGTACTCTTGGTTGTCTTCGATCACGCTGTTATACGTCGCGATCTGCGTGTCGAACTGCGACAACCGGTGGACGACGCGGTTCTTGAGCTTCAACGCCCGCGACAGGTTGATCTGCGTCGGCTCGGCCACGTCCGCCCCTCCTTCGCCTTCCGCCGCCTAACGGTCAAGCTCGCCGGCCGCGCACGCCGCGAGCGGTGGAACAAACAATCTATGTGCCGCGGTCCGGTGCAGCGACCGGTTCGGCGCGTGCCCCGCGAACGGAACCCTGACGACTGGCAACACCCGCCCGCGTACCCGGGCGAGAACGCCGTCCCATGCCTTGCTCAACTGCCCGGGTCGAGGCGACACAGGGCCAGTTCCGGGGGCCGAGTCGTCACTTCTCCGGCAATCGGCCCCCGTCCCACTCTTTGCGCCCCGGAGCGAAGGACAAGTGGAGCAGGCGCTGGCCTGTCGCCGAAAGCAAACGGGTGCCCTTCGCCCCCGCTTCGCCCTCCGCCGGGTTCAGCGCCGCATCTCCTCTTGGACCTTCGTGCGCACCTTCGTGCGAAGCTCGCGCCACTCCGCCTCGTCCCAGGCGTGCTTCTGTTCTTCGGTGTCGAACTGGAACAGGTCCGCCAGCCGCACCGCGACGGCGTTACGCACTTCGAGTCGGGGGAAGTTGGCACCGAAGGCCTGGCTATCCACGAGTGCGTCGTCGTCGGTGAGGTAGTCCGCGAGGAACGCGAGCCGGTGCTTCCGCGCGTGCGGAGTTG from the Frigoriglobus tundricola genome contains:
- a CDS encoding IS66 family transposase zinc-finger binding domain-containing protein, which codes for MFRHGLRRPAADRRADPPRDGACPPGRKRRPPHAAPTPGRAVPTDHRRPACRGRGLEGEVGPGHDAPVRPAVRTHTEATEGPRRRTREAAPRPRPFATPGAPRTPRHGPRSDPDERRCSGCGGDRVCIGQTQTEQLDCDPTPYFVRRTIRKTYACQQCPRRSGPRTGSDRHAEYRRTDRQGTVWSGLVGRGSRREVPRPPAAAPPSRPDRARG
- the tnpA gene encoding IS66 family insertion sequence element accessory protein TnpA, giving the protein MPAVPAASRRDPAATRRRWAERLERFRRSGQTIAQFCAAEGVSPPSFYVWRRTLADHAPSPVPVTPTLVPIRLTPSPAGPPIEVVFPSGTVLRFPVDARPEVIAALVHAVEGRPC
- the tnpA gene encoding IS66 family insertion sequence element accessory protein TnpA: MSAHRPKKVRFWRGTIDAWKQSGQTVNAFCRARQLTRSNFDRWRRILAAEAGISSPPSASAFVPVRVVAEPMAEIVLRSGVVVRLPLGAVPDAVTRLVTAVGAATC
- the tnpB gene encoding IS66 family insertion sequence element accessory protein TnpB (TnpB, as the term is used for proteins encoded by IS66 family insertion elements, is considered an accessory protein, since TnpC, encoded by a neighboring gene, is a DDE family transposase.), producing the protein MLSIPPTTQLWYGGAVDLRLGFDGLYRHVQSTLQADPLSGHLFIFTNRSANRLKALYWTRHGLCLWCQRLERGRYHFPTPTDRKLELTATEFAMILDGIDYSSAKRFTRYCRPKASESDLRTRTS